From the Pontibaca methylaminivorans genome, the window TGCCGACGGCACGGGCGATGATATGCGCCTGCTCTTCGAGCGTCAGATCCCGGCAGTATTGCTGGTGATCGGGGTCGATCACATAGGTGACGGCCCGCACCTCGCGCCCGTCGGCAAGCGTCACGTCGAGATCGCGCTCGAGATACGCCGAGGAGATCAGTTCGCGCTCGCGCAGCATGTCGAGCGTCGCCGCCTCATGGCCCTGCGCGACCGCGAGCGCCATGCCCCTGCATTCCGCCCCCGCCGCCGCTTCAAGCGCGAGCACGAGCCCCGGATCATCCGTGGTGCCGCGGTAGTGGATCGAGCGCATGCAGAAGGAACGGCGGTACCCCGCAAGCCGCGCGACCTCGCGCGCCGCAACCGGGAACCCCGGCCGCCACAGCAGCGAACCATACCCGAAAACCCACATGGTCATCTCATCCGCCCTCGTCCTGCCCTCTGTCCGGTCCGGCGGCCTTTTGCCGGGACACGCTCCTGTAAAACGCAAGCTCCGCCGGAAGAAAAGAGGTTGGCGGGAAAACCGCAGGCCACCGCGCCGTTGCGGGCGGAAACCGGCGCCGGTATTCCCGCGCCGGCCGTCATGCGGTCAACAAGCCCGAGCTGCCCGTTCAGCCAGGGAGCTTCACCTTGCGCAGATAGGGCAGGACGGTTTCGACCTCACCGTATTTCCGCTTTGCGTCCTCGTCGCTCAGGGTGCCGGGAATCACCACGGAGTCGCCCGGGTTCCAGTTCACCGGAATCGACACGCCTTCGCCGGTCGCGGTCTGCAGCGCGATCAGCGCACGCAGAACCTCGTTGAAGTTGCGCCCGACATTCATCGGATAGACCATGATCAGCTTGAGCTTCTTGTCCGGCCCGATGATGAAGACGTTGCGCACGGTCGCGCTGTCGGCGGGGGTGCGCCCGTCGGGCAGATAAGCGTCGGCGGGCAGCATGTCGAACGCCTTGGCGATCTTCAGATCCTCGTCGGCGATGATCGGGAAATCGGCCTTGCAGCCCGCGACCTTCTCGATATCGGTCTTCCAGCCCTTGTGTTCCTCGACACCATCCACGCTGATGCCGATCACCTTGGTGTTGTATTTCGCCCAGTCACCGGCCATCTGCGCCGTGGCGCCGAATTCGGTGGTGCAGATCGGCGTGAAATCCTTGGGATGGGAAAACAGGATTGCCCAGTTGTCCCCGATCCAGTCGTGAAAGCGGATCTCGCCCTGATCCGTCTGGGCGGTGAAATCGGGCACCACATCGTTGATGCGCAGGCTCATGGCACATTCCTTCCATTCTTGATTGTTCGACTCGATATCTGCGGCCAATCTAAACCTTTGACGAAAGCCTTTCATCCCCTCCGCTTGTCCGGGGGGTGGGTCAATGGCATATTGTTCCTGCTTCACAGCCGGTGGCGGAACATCATTCCAGATACGGAGATTGCGCTCCATGATCGAGAAACGCTCTTTCTACATAAACGGGAAATGGGTCTCGCCGCTCGACGGGAAGGAGCATCACGTGATCGACCCGAGCCGGGAAGAGCCCTGCGCCGTGATCATGCTTGGCGGGCAGGCCGATACCGATGCGGCCGTCGCCGCCGCGCGCGCGGCGCTGCCGGACTGGATGGCGACGCCGCCGCAGGAGCGGCTCCGCCTGCTCGAGCGGCTGATCGACATCTATCGCACACGCGGCGAGGATCTGGCGCAGGCGATCAGCACCGAAATGGGCGCGCCGATCGAGTTGTCCCGCAGGTCGCAGGTGGCGGCCGGGCTCTTTCACCTGACGAACTATCTGCGTGCGGCGCAGGGTTTCGTCTTTGACGGGCCGCTCGGCGACTGGGCGCCCGATGACCGCATCCTGCACGAGGCGATCGGCGTCACCGCGCTCATCACCCCGTGGAACTGGCCCATGAACCAGATCACGCTCAAGGTCGGCGCGGCGGTGGTGGCGGGCTGCACCATGGTGCTGAAACCGTCCGAGGAAAGCCCGCTGAGTGCGCTCATCTTTGCCGAATGCATGGACGAGGCGGGCTTTCCGCCCGGTGTGTTCAACCTCGTGAACGGCGACGGAACGGGCGTCGGCACGCAGCTTGCCGAACATCCGGGGGTGGATATGGTGAGCTTCACCGGATCGACCCGCGCCGGGCGCGACATCTGCCGCAACGCCGCGCAATCGCTGAAAAAGGTGCATCTGGAGCTTGGCGGCAAGGGTGCGAACCTGATCTTTGCCGACGCCGATCAGGAGGCGGTGAAGCGCGGGGTCTGCGACGTGATGTCGAATTCGGGCCAGTCCTGCAGCGCGCCGACGCGGATGCTGGTGCAGCGCGACATCTATGACAGGACGGTCGAATCTGCCGGGCTGCTTGCCGGTGCGGTCGCGGTCGGCAGTGCGCACGAGGGCGGAAACCACATCGGCCCGGTGGTGAACGAGCGGCAATGGGACCGTATCCAGACTCTGATTCAAGCCGGTATCGACGAGGGCGCGCGCCTTGTGACCGGCGGCACGGGGCGCCCCGAGGGGCTGAACAAGGGCTATTTCGTGCGCCCGACCGTATTCGCCGACGTGACCAACGACATGACCATCGCGCGCGAGGAAATCTTCGGCCCGGTGCTTTCGATCCTTCCCTTCGAGACCGAAGACGAGGCGCTTTCGATCGCGAATGACACCGATTACGGGCTCACGAACTATGTACAGACGCAGGATCCCGAACGCGCCCGGCGGCTGGCGCGCGGCCTGCGCTCGGGCATGGTCGAGATGAACGGGTATGACCGCGCCCCCGGCGCGCCTTTCGGCGGCATCAAGCACTCCGGCACCGGGCGCGAAGGCGGCGTCTGGGGCATTCGCGAATTTCTCGAGGTGAAATCGGTCTCGGGCTGGCCGCGCGGCTGAACGCCCGCGCCGGCGCGGAAGTCAGAACGGGGCGGGCCGGCTGAACTCGCAGGGTGCGCCCCCGTCCGGGTGACGGAAGCCGAGCGATTGCGCATGCAGCATGAGACGGGGCGCCCCGGCCGCGGCGCCGGTCGCATAAAGCGGATCGCCCAGGATCGGATGGCCGAGCGCGCGCATGTGCAGGCGCAACTGGTGACTGCGCCCGGTCGCCGGGTGCAGCCGCACGAGGCTGCTGCCGTGGTCCGCGGCAAGCACCCGCCACGCGGTCTGCGCCGCGCGCCCCGTGGCAAGGCAGATCTTCTGGCGCGGGCGGTCACTCAGGTCGGCGATCATCGGCAGGTCGATCCGCCCGGAGGACAGCCCCGGCCGCCCGGCGATCCGCGCGACATAGGTCTTTTCCACCCGCCGCTTTTCGAACTGGCGGCCAAGGTGGCGCTGGGCGCGGCGGTTGCGCGCAAAAACCATCACCCCCGACGTGTCGCGATCGAGCCGATGCACGAGCAATATATCGGGAAACAGCGCCCGCAGCCGCCCGATCAGGCAATCAGACAGCGCCGGCCCCTTTCCCGGCACGCACAGCAACCCCGAGGGCTTGTTCACCACGACAAGGCTGTCATCCACATGCAGCAGATGCACCGGCCCCGCGGGCGGTGCGTAATCCGCCCCGGGAAGGACAAGGCGCGGCTTTGCCATCGTTATGTCAGGCTCTGCCACGGTTCAGCCATGTCTGCGCCACGTTTTCGCCATTTTGTCGCCATGCCTCAGCCCCGCATGCGCCGCGAAGCCGGATCATAGAAGGGCCGCAAGGACGCCATCGCCGCCACGCGCCGGCCCGCCACGTCGATTTCATAGCTCGAGGCCAGCAGATCGGCCGCGCTTTCGCCCCCAGCGGGCACATAGCCCATTCCAAGCGCCGCGCCGAGGTGATGGCCATAGGCGCCCGAGGTCAGATAGCCGACGATGTCGCCATCGCGCAGAATCGGCTCGTGGTGGTAGAGCAGCGGCTCGGAATCCTCGAGGCGGAACAGCATGAGGCGGCGTTCGAGCCCCGTCTCGCACTTGCGCAGCACTGCGTCGCGGCCGATGAAATCCGGCTTGTCCATGGCGACGGCAAAGCCGAGCCCCGCCTCGAGCACATGGTCCTCGCAGGTGATGTCATGGCCGAAATGGCGGAAGCCCTTTTCCATGCGCGCACAATCCATCATGTGCATCCCGGCGAGTGTCAGCCCGAGGCCCTGCCCCGCCTCCCACAGTGTTTCAAAGACATGCACGGCCATGTCGGCGCTGACGTAGATTTCCCAGCCGAGCTCCCCGACATAGGACATCCGGTGCGCCCGGGCGATCGCAAGGCCAAGCTCGATCTCGCGCGCGGTGCCGAAGGGAAAGCCGACGTTCGAGAAATCGTCAGGCGACACCGCCTGCATGAGTTCACGCGCCCCCGGGCCCATCACCGCCAGCACCCCCTCGCCCGCAGTCACATCGGTGATGGTGGCCCGGTGTTCGCCCAGATGACGGCGCAGCCAGGTTTCATCCGCAAGCCGGGTCGCCGCCGGGGTGACGACGAGAAAGGCCGATTCGGACATGCGCGTGACGGTCACGTCCGCCTCGATCCCGCCGCGATGGTTCAGGAACTGCGTATAGAGGATCCGCCCGACCGGAACCGCCACATCGGCCCCGCAGACGCGATCGAGGAACCGCTCCGCCTCCGGCCCTTCGACGCGCAGCTTGCCGAAGGAGGACATGTCGTAGATGACCACCCCGCTGCGCAGCGCGGCATGTTCCCGCGCGACGTTGTCAAAGAAATTCTGCCGCCGCCAGCTATAGCGGTATTCGCGCGCCTGCCCATCGCGGGCAAACCAGTTCGCGCGCTCCCAGCCCGCGACCTCGCCGAACACCGCGCCGCGTGCGGAGAGTTCGGCATGAAAGGGGCTGCGCCGGATGCCGCGCGCGCTCTGCTTCTGGCGGAACGGGAAGTGATCGGCATAAAGCAGGCCGAGCGTCTCGCTCGCGCGTTCGCGCAGATAGCGGCGGTTGCGCTGGAACGGCTGCGCCCGCGCGATGTCCACGTCGCTCAGGTCAAAAGGCTTTTCCCCGTCCTCCATCCATTGCGCGAGCGCCATGCCGGCCCCGCCTGCGGACTGGATCCCGACCGAGTTGAACCCCGCCGCGATCCAGACGTTGTCGGCCTCGGGCGCAAGCCCCAGGTGATAGGCATTGTCGGGCGTAAAGCTTTCGGGTCCGTTAAAGAACGTGTGGATTCCGGCCTCCCCCAGCATCGGCATCCGGTTGACCGCCATTTCGAGGATCGGCTCGAAATGGTCGAAATCCTCGGGCAGCTGGTCAAACTCGAAATCCGGCGGGATCGGCCCCCAGGGCTTGGCATGGGGCTCGAAAGCGCCGAGCATGATCTTGCCCGCGTCCTCCTTGTAATAGGCGCATTCGTCCGGCACCCGCAACACCGGCAGCGCGCCGAGCCCGGGGATGGGTTCGGAAACGATGTAGAAATGTTCGCATGCCTGCAGCGGCACGTTCACCCCAGCCATGCGCCCGACATCGCGCCCCCACATGCCGGCACAGTTCACGAGTGCCTCGCAGGCGATGTGCCCGCGCTCGCCCCCCGGCCGCTGCCAGTCGATGCCGCTCACGCGCCGCCCCTTGCGGGTGATCCCGGTCACTTCGGTCTGCTCAAAGATCACGGCGCCGCGCTGGCGCGCGCCCTTTGCCAGCGCGAGGGCGATATTCCCGGGATCCCCCTGCCCGTCCCGGGGCAGGAACACGCCGCCCCGCACGCCGTCGCGGTTCAGGTGCGGATAACGCGCGCCGATCTCGTCCGGCGTGATTTCCTCGATCTCGACGCCGAAACTGCGCGCCATCGCCGCCTGGCGCTGGAGTTCCTCGAGCCGCTCCGCGGTCAGCGCCACGGTGATCGAACCGACGCGGCGAAAGCCGGTCGCAAGCCCGGTTTCGGCCTCGAGTTCGCCATAAAGTTCCTGACTGTAGCGGGCGAGCCGGGTCATGTTGTCGGTCGCCCGAAGCTGCGCGATCAGCCCGGCGGCATGCCATGTGGTGCCGCTGGTCAGCCTCCGGCGCTCGAACAGCACCACCTCGCGCCAGCCAAGCCGGCACAGGTGATAGGCAAGCGAACAGCCGATGATGCCGCCGCCGATGATGACGACCCGGGCGGTTTCGGGGACTGGCTTCATGGGGTCTTCCTCGTGTCTCGTTCGGTCCGGCGCGGAGTCCGGGACGATCCTGCCCCATCGGCCGCGGATATGGCAGGTCCGATATGGCCGAAAACGCGGCGGCATGTCCGCGGACACCTTCCGGTAAGATTCTCGCGCTAGGCTTTTCGCGAACCATCACGCAAGAGGAGCATCGCAGTGCCTTTAAGCAGTATCGACCGGGGCGGGATCCGCATCGTGCGGGTCGAATCCACGCGAATCGATGCCGCCGGCGTGATCCGCTTCAAGGAAGCGATGCGGGCCTGTATCGGCGATGCACCGGATCTGGTGATCCTCGACCTGGAGCAGGTCGAATTCATCGATTCGAGCGGGCTCGGCGCGATCATCGCGACGATGAAACAGCTTGGCGAAACGCAGATGGCGCTGGCCGGGCTTGGCACGCTCGTCGAAAAGGTGTTCCGCCTGACGCGCATGGACAGCGTCTTTGCGATTTACCCGACCGTGAACGATGCCCTGCGTGCCGCCGGAAAGTGACCTGCGGGCGCGTGCCCGGGGCGGTTTTGCCATGACGATTCCGCCGACCGCGCCCGATGCGCGCCGATTGCTCGTGCAGCTTGCGCTGTGGCTGCCCCGGGCGGGGGTCGGGGCCGATGACGGCGATGCGCTTCAGATCGTGCTTGCCGAGGCGGTGAACAACATCGTGGAACACGGCTGCTGCGGCATGGGGGAGGCGATTTCGGTGCGGATCGCCCCGGTCGGGCGAAGGCGGCTTTTCATCGACATTCACGACCGCGGCCGGAAAATACCGCAGGCCGCCCTTGCCTGCCGCCCCGCTCCGCCCTGCGCGTCGGGCGGGCCGGACGGCCGGCTTTCGGAGGGGGGATTCGGCTGGCAACTGATCCGGGCCCTGGTGCGGGGCGTGCATTACGGGCAGGACGGGACCGGCAACAGGCTTTGTCTCATTCTCGAAATCCGGGGCACCGGCCGTCGGAGGGCCTCGCCAATGTCATGAAAGCGCCATGGAATGCGCCGATAACAATCCTGTTGCCACGGGCTGGCGGCTCTCCCGGCATCGCGCGCAACAGTCCCCAGCGGTGCGATGCCGGGTTCGAGCGCCCGGAATTTTGCGAGTTGCGGCACAACACACGTCTGGCGCGAATCGGACCTCCGCCATAACCTGCACCCGACCGCCCCGGCACCAGGGGACCGCGGCGCGCCGCAGGCAAGGTGGAACCCGGGAAACGGTTATACCGCAAGCCGGTAGGGGCCGCCGGAAACCCCGTGCCGCCGGGCGGGCGAAGCGGGGGCTTGGAGAACGCGCCGCGATAATGCCCGAACGGCCCGCAAACGAGAGGCCGCAACAGCAACCGATCCGGTGCGGCAATCGGCCCGATATGAATATTCAAGGAGCGCGAGATGAGCGAGACATGGCTGGAAACCCTGATCACCCCCGATCCGCAGGCGGGGTATGACCTTGCGGTCAAGCTGGCGCGTGTCGCGGTCAAGCTGACCCAGGGCGATGCCCGGGTTCGCGACGAGTTGCGCAAGGATTACGAAGCGAATGCCGATTCGCTGATCGCGGTGTCCGCCGTGGTGGCCACGCATTTCCAGACCGTCGCCGCCGCGAACAACTACTGGCGCTGACCGTTCCTGCAGGCGCTGTTTTGCGCAGGAGCGGGTTCCGCCGGCTGCCTGTCGCCTGTCGCGCCACGTGCGATCGGGAACGACCGATGCCGGGCTGTCCCGTTTTCCGGCAGCGGCGCCCTCGCCGAAACCATCGGACCTGCCGCCCCCGGTCGAGCGCCGCTTTCACCGGACCGGCCGACATCGCGCGGTGCACCGCGACGCGCGCCTGGCGTAAGGGCGGGAGCGGCACAGGCTTCCCCCTCGCGCAAATCCCGCATCATATCACCCGAGCGTCGCTACCGCGAACAACGTGTCGTCGCGCAGGGAACGCATTACATTTCCGTCACATGACCGCCGGCACATACAGCCCGCGCAATCGCCGGTTCAGCGGGTGTCACGCCCCCTGCCGGTCTTGCCGTCCGCAGCCGCACCAAAGCCGCCCGCGCTCGCGAAGCCCGCAAACAGCACTCCGCTGCAGCGGGCGAGCAGTTCGCCATATTCGCGCGCATCGGTCGTCATCCGCTCGAGCGAACCGCGCTGCCATTCGGACAGCACCTCGATCACGTTCTGCGGGTTGCCCGATCCGCTGCCGGCCAGCTTCTCGCAGGCATGAACCGCGGCCTGCGTGGCCTCGTTGCGGCGACGGAACCAGGCTCTGGCGAAGGTCTCGGATTCGGCCAGGATCCGTTCCTGCCGCTCCCAGAACTCGCGCGCCTGAATCCCCGCGGCCGGCGTCGCTTCCATCATGTCGCGGGTGCTTTGAAACAGTTCCGCAATGCCCTGCGGCCTGCGGTCATCGTCTTTTCGGGCCATCCTTCTCTCCTTGTCCGATGTCCCCCGCCCCGTACGAGATCCGTTCAGGTTCCTTTGCCTCATTCCTGCAGGACATAGCTGCCCGGCGCATCCATGAGCGGCGGCAAGGCCCGGCTGCCCATGGGTGGCGGCGCGACGGGAGCGCCGCTCCGGCGGGCCAGCCAGTCGCCCCATGCCGTCCACCAGGAGCCCTCGTTGCGCTCGGCGGCAAGCAGCCAGTTTTCGGGATCGAGATAGGGCTCGCTGCGCAGGGTTTCCCTGATCCGGTAGTGGCGTCGCGGGTGGCCGGGCTCGGACACGATCCCGGCGTTATGCCCTCCGCTGGTCAGCACGAAGGTCACGTCGCTTTCGGTCAGCAACTGCACCTTGTAGGCCGACCGCCAAGGCGCAACATGGTCGGTTTCGGTGCCGACGGCAAAGATCGGCATGCGGATGTCGCTCAGCGCCACGGCGCGGCCATCGACATGATAATTGCCCATCGACAGGTCGTTGTCGAGGAACAGGCGGCGCAGATATTCGCTGTGCATGCGATAGGGCATGCGGGTCGCATCGGCGTTCCAGGCCATGAGATCGAACATCGGCGCCTTTTCACCCAGCAGGTATTCGCGCTGGAGCCGCGACCAGATCAGGTCGTTCGAACGCAGCAACTGGAAGGCGCCCGCCATCTGCTCCGAAGCGAGGTAGCCCTCGCTCCACATCATGTCCTCAAGGAAGGCGACCTGGCTTTCGTTGATGAAAAGCATGAGCTCGCCCGCCTCGCTGAAATCGGCCTGCGCGGCCAGCAGTGTCATGGTGGCGAGGCGGTCATCGCCATCGCGCGCCATCGCCGCGGCCGCGATCTGCAGCAGCGTGCCGCCAAGGCAGTAGCCGACCCCGTGCAGCCGGTCCGCGCCGGTGATCTCCTGCACCGCGTCGAGCGCCTCCATCACGCCGAGCCTGCGGTAATCCGCCATGCCCAGGTCGCGATCATCGCCATCGGGATTCTTCCAGGACACCATGAACACCGTGTAGCCCTGCGAGACCAGCCAACGCACCAGCGAATTCTGCGCGCCAAGATCAAGGATATAGTATTTCATGATCCAGGCCGGCACGATCAGCACCGGTTCGGGGTGCACGGTGCCGGTCGTGGGCTCGTACTGGATCAGTTCGATCAGACGGTTCTGCAGCACGACCTTGCCCGGAGTGGTGGCAAGGTTCTCTCCCACGCGGAAACCCTCGGTCCCGGCGGGCGGCTGGCCGACCAGCGCGCGTTGCCAGTCATCCAGAAACGCCTGCCCGCCGCGCAGCAGGTTGGCGCCCCGTTCCTCGACCGTGCGTTCCAGAACCTCGGGATTGGTCGCGAGGTAATTCGACGGCGAAAACATGTCGAGAATCTGGCGCGCGGCAAAGGACACCGCGTTTTCATGCTGCCGTGAAAGGCCGCTGATTCCGGTCGTGGCGTTGTGCCACCATTGCTGGGTCAGCAGGAAATTCTGATAGATCAGGTTATAGGGCGGGCGCTGCCAGGCCTCGCCCGAAAAGCGGCGGTCCTGCGCCAGCGGCTCGATACAGGCCGGGGTGTGCCGGTGCCCGACGGCCCCGCAGCGGGTCGCATAGTGCCAGAGCCGCGCCTGTTTGCGCGCGGCCTTCGCGGCCAGTTCCATCTGCTTGCCCGGCGATGCGGCGAGGTGCAGCCCCCAGTCGGACCAGGCGCTCCAGAGCGCGGCGGGCGACAGCCCGAGCGTCATGCGGGCCAGCGCGGCATGGGCGGTGCGGTCGATGAGACGGGCGAGATCCCCGGCCTCCAGCCGGTCGTGGGCCGCGTCGTCGGTCTCCGCCCCCGCCTTGAACGACCGGGCGCAGGAACCGCCCGCAGCGTTCGAATCGCGCTGCTTCGCTTCCTTCGAGACGCTGTCCTTCGCCATTCATGTCCTCCGGCTGGCGGATCGGCTCCCCTGTTCAAAGATCGGGTCCGCGAGGCGAGAGTTCAAGCCCGCCCCGGCCGGCCGTGACCGAGTCGCGGGACCGGCTGAAAAATCGCCGAATAAGGATCTCCATGTCGCGCCGGCGTGAATTTCGGAATGTTGTTCTCTATTTCCCGCCCCAACGAAACGCACGCCCTTCCGGCATTTCGGGCGCGGAACGGCGTTCCCGTATCCGCATCGCGTCAGACCGGCACCGCCCTTGTTTCGGGGCCTGCCGGGTGGCACTTCGCGTCACGTATATCACGGAGGATTTCTTCCATGACCTTTCCGTTCAGCCTCAC encodes:
- a CDS encoding gamma-glutamylcyclotransferase, whose amino-acid sequence is MTMWVFGYGSLLWRPGFPVAAREVARLAGYRRSFCMRSIHYRGTTDDPGLVLALEAAAGAECRGMALAVAQGHEAATLDMLRERELISSAYLERDLDVTLADGREVRAVTYVIDPDHQQYCRDLTLEEQAHIIARAVGKSGPNTEYLFNTASHLAEAGLSDPDLDWLSERVRLLIPAQPG
- a CDS encoding peroxiredoxin; protein product: MSLRINDVVPDFTAQTDQGEIRFHDWIGDNWAILFSHPKDFTPICTTEFGATAQMAGDWAKYNTKVIGISVDGVEEHKGWKTDIEKVAGCKADFPIIADEDLKIAKAFDMLPADAYLPDGRTPADSATVRNVFIIGPDKKLKLIMVYPMNVGRNFNEVLRALIALQTATGEGVSIPVNWNPGDSVVIPGTLSDEDAKRKYGEVETVLPYLRKVKLPG
- a CDS encoding aldehyde dehydrogenase family protein produces the protein MIEKRSFYINGKWVSPLDGKEHHVIDPSREEPCAVIMLGGQADTDAAVAAARAALPDWMATPPQERLRLLERLIDIYRTRGEDLAQAISTEMGAPIELSRRSQVAAGLFHLTNYLRAAQGFVFDGPLGDWAPDDRILHEAIGVTALITPWNWPMNQITLKVGAAVVAGCTMVLKPSEESPLSALIFAECMDEAGFPPGVFNLVNGDGTGVGTQLAEHPGVDMVSFTGSTRAGRDICRNAAQSLKKVHLELGGKGANLIFADADQEAVKRGVCDVMSNSGQSCSAPTRMLVQRDIYDRTVESAGLLAGAVAVGSAHEGGNHIGPVVNERQWDRIQTLIQAGIDEGARLVTGGTGRPEGLNKGYFVRPTVFADVTNDMTIAREEIFGPVLSILPFETEDEALSIANDTDYGLTNYVQTQDPERARRLARGLRSGMVEMNGYDRAPGAPFGGIKHSGTGREGGVWGIREFLEVKSVSGWPRG
- a CDS encoding RluA family pseudouridine synthase, translating into MAKPRLVLPGADYAPPAGPVHLLHVDDSLVVVNKPSGLLCVPGKGPALSDCLIGRLRALFPDILLVHRLDRDTSGVMVFARNRRAQRHLGRQFEKRRVEKTYVARIAGRPGLSSGRIDLPMIADLSDRPRQKICLATGRAAQTAWRVLAADHGSSLVRLHPATGRSHQLRLHMRALGHPILGDPLYATGAAAGAPRLMLHAQSLGFRHPDGGAPCEFSRPAPF
- a CDS encoding GcvT family protein encodes the protein MKPVPETARVVIIGGGIIGCSLAYHLCRLGWREVVLFERRRLTSGTTWHAAGLIAQLRATDNMTRLARYSQELYGELEAETGLATGFRRVGSITVALTAERLEELQRQAAMARSFGVEIEEITPDEIGARYPHLNRDGVRGGVFLPRDGQGDPGNIALALAKGARQRGAVIFEQTEVTGITRKGRRVSGIDWQRPGGERGHIACEALVNCAGMWGRDVGRMAGVNVPLQACEHFYIVSEPIPGLGALPVLRVPDECAYYKEDAGKIMLGAFEPHAKPWGPIPPDFEFDQLPEDFDHFEPILEMAVNRMPMLGEAGIHTFFNGPESFTPDNAYHLGLAPEADNVWIAAGFNSVGIQSAGGAGMALAQWMEDGEKPFDLSDVDIARAQPFQRNRRYLRERASETLGLLYADHFPFRQKQSARGIRRSPFHAELSARGAVFGEVAGWERANWFARDGQAREYRYSWRRQNFFDNVAREHAALRSGVVIYDMSSFGKLRVEGPEAERFLDRVCGADVAVPVGRILYTQFLNHRGGIEADVTVTRMSESAFLVVTPAATRLADETWLRRHLGEHRATITDVTAGEGVLAVMGPGARELMQAVSPDDFSNVGFPFGTAREIELGLAIARAHRMSYVGELGWEIYVSADMAVHVFETLWEAGQGLGLTLAGMHMMDCARMEKGFRHFGHDITCEDHVLEAGLGFAVAMDKPDFIGRDAVLRKCETGLERRLMLFRLEDSEPLLYHHEPILRDGDIVGYLTSGAYGHHLGAALGMGYVPAGGESAADLLASSYEIDVAGRRVAAMASLRPFYDPASRRMRG
- a CDS encoding STAS domain-containing protein, which codes for MPLSSIDRGGIRIVRVESTRIDAAGVIRFKEAMRACIGDAPDLVILDLEQVEFIDSSGLGAIIATMKQLGETQMALAGLGTLVEKVFRLTRMDSVFAIYPTVNDALRAAGK
- a CDS encoding ATP-binding protein, whose product is MTIPPTAPDARRLLVQLALWLPRAGVGADDGDALQIVLAEAVNNIVEHGCCGMGEAISVRIAPVGRRRLFIDIHDRGRKIPQAALACRPAPPCASGGPDGRLSEGGFGWQLIRALVRGVHYGQDGTGNRLCLILEIRGTGRRRASPMS
- a CDS encoding hexameric tyrosine-coordinated heme protein, coding for MSETWLETLITPDPQAGYDLAVKLARVAVKLTQGDARVRDELRKDYEANADSLIAVSAVVATHFQTVAAANNYWR
- a CDS encoding phasin family protein; protein product: MARKDDDRRPQGIAELFQSTRDMMEATPAAGIQAREFWERQERILAESETFARAWFRRRNEATQAAVHACEKLAGSGSGNPQNVIEVLSEWQRGSLERMTTDAREYGELLARCSGVLFAGFASAGGFGAAADGKTGRGRDTR
- a CDS encoding PHA/PHB synthase family protein; amino-acid sequence: MAKDSVSKEAKQRDSNAAGGSCARSFKAGAETDDAAHDRLEAGDLARLIDRTAHAALARMTLGLSPAALWSAWSDWGLHLAASPGKQMELAAKAARKQARLWHYATRCGAVGHRHTPACIEPLAQDRRFSGEAWQRPPYNLIYQNFLLTQQWWHNATTGISGLSRQHENAVSFAARQILDMFSPSNYLATNPEVLERTVEERGANLLRGGQAFLDDWQRALVGQPPAGTEGFRVGENLATTPGKVVLQNRLIELIQYEPTTGTVHPEPVLIVPAWIMKYYILDLGAQNSLVRWLVSQGYTVFMVSWKNPDGDDRDLGMADYRRLGVMEALDAVQEITGADRLHGVGYCLGGTLLQIAAAAMARDGDDRLATMTLLAAQADFSEAGELMLFINESQVAFLEDMMWSEGYLASEQMAGAFQLLRSNDLIWSRLQREYLLGEKAPMFDLMAWNADATRMPYRMHSEYLRRLFLDNDLSMGNYHVDGRAVALSDIRMPIFAVGTETDHVAPWRSAYKVQLLTESDVTFVLTSGGHNAGIVSEPGHPRRHYRIRETLRSEPYLDPENWLLAAERNEGSWWTAWGDWLARRSGAPVAPPPMGSRALPPLMDAPGSYVLQE